The Plasmodium vivax chromosome 13, whole genome shotgun sequence nucleotide sequence TTCTCAAGTtcctttacatttatatgcgCTTCATATGGCTGCAACGCGTCGCTTGGCTTTCTTTCATTGTATTTTCTACGCGTATAATTGTTCCTATTTTGAGTTATATAAAAACCACTTTCATCATAAACGTGGTGAGcacctttgcctttttgtaccccccaaaatggataACCagatttgccatttttttcatatccTTCTGCATTGATAGAGGTTGCCTCTTCGCGCGAGCCTACCATTCCCACACTACCATAATAGTGAGCCTTACGCGAATCTGCTGTGTAATATTTCGGGACGCGCTTAGCCCAACTGGGAATGTAATACGCGCTGTACTTATCCCTGTAGTTGTATTTTCCGGGTGTTCGCGCGGCCAAGTGATGGGAGTTACGGGAATGGAAGCTCTGTCCATTGAGGAGGCTTTTTGTCCCAGGCTGGCTATAACGATTGTAACGGTCGTAATGATCGTAATGATCGTGATGATTGTAATTCCCGTGCCAGTTGTTCCGGCGATCGTCCCGATAGTAGTCCCAGTTGTCCCAGTGGTTATCCCACTTGTTTCCCCGCTGGTTGCCCCACTTGCTGCCCCATTTGTCCCCACAACTGCGATAATCCCTCAGGTGGCTTAGACCCTCTTCGCCCCACGCCCACCTCGCCTTGCCCTTCCTGCCGTGCCTATATTTCGGCCCATAGTACTGCACCGTGTTattttgtatgtatatattaaccGTGTTCGTTTTGTGACCCGCGTTGCAGTCGATGGGACTCCCCCCTTCATCAGTCACTTTCTCAAGGTGTCCGTTTGTGCCTTCCGCCCCATCGACCACATCATCGCCGGGGGGGCAATCCGGATGGGAAGGAGACCCTTCCCTTACACAccactccccccccttcctgcTGGGCGCCAAATCTGTGTCATGCGTTTTGGCGGCGTGTAAAGGTGGTCCATTTGTGGGATCATTTTTGGGATCATTTTTGGGATCATTTTTGGGATCATTTTTGGGATCATTTTTGGGACCATTTTCCGACCCATTTGTGGGATCATTTTTGGGACCATTTTCCGACCCATTTGTGGGATCATTTTTGGAACCACTTTCCAacccatttgtgtgccccTCCCCGCTGCACCAATTAGCTGTTTCCTCCTCACTAGCGCTCATTCGATGCAACGCCTCGTTGTTTAAGTCTTCCTCGCTGAGCGAATGCGTGGTGAATGACTTGGACATAAGGCACTCTCTCTTGCTACTCAACGTGTCGCACCATTCGAGGCATTCTTTGCTATTCCCCTTGGTGCTAGCATAACGTAGGGAGGAATTTTCTCCTGAGTTGAATTTGCCAAGTGGATTGTTATGCGGAGTAGCCACGtcgttttctccccccggggAGGGTGTCAACTGTTGTTTGTTACGGACAGGGTTATCATTGagattttgtttttttcccttcgtCTTATGCGTCCCATTCTTATTAGCATCTATCTCTGTGCTTACTTGGGAACTATCTACGTTTAACTTTTCCGCCTCTTCAATTTCGCTCGTATGGTCCTTCAGCATATGAGGTGGTGAAGTCGTTTCCCCCTCTACGTCTCCTTTCTTTACACCATAATCgctgcagttttttttctccttccggTTGGCACTTCCCTTTCGGGaaatttctcccccttcgaTTGGACACCCTTTCGCCTTTTCGCTGACGTTATCACGAGGGTGTTTGttaaaaaggcaaatttttttcacaaccTTTTTGTTGTCCTTATCCTCCTCCTTGGAGAGAACTGCCTTACTGAATGGGGTCACATCGAGCGCATTTTTGTGAAGGCCATTCctaatgtgtgcattttccCTTTGTAACTGTTTGTCTCCCTCTGGTTGAAGCTCCGGCTGGACTTGCACTTTCTTCTCCTCAGGGAGGCCCACCGAATTGTGTTCCCCCCTCCGCTCCCCCTTTGTTGCGCTGCTCATTGAGCTGCTTATTGAGGTGCTTATTGCGCCTCTCACCTTCgttgtgcccatttttgcccccccacGGCTGCGGAAAAGGATATCGTTGCATTTCAACCCCTGCAAAAATGACTTGTCGTTTTTATTGAAAaggtcaattttttccttcacagTTAAATTGTAACTGTTGCACAAAACCGTTTTCTCGAGCACATCATTTGTGTAATTGAAAAAGCTACTCGTGGAGAATAAGTcatatatttcttccttcttcaaattgcttttgcacattttgtaGTTGACTCCGCTTATCAGTCGGATATCTATTGTCACCAGCCCCTTCAATCCTATGATGCATATCTTCACATTGTCtttcgaaaaaatgtaattgttTTGCTTCCCAGGATTCTCCTGCCAGTTGTGCTTCTTCGCGTTCTGTCTTATGTCATTCAAATTTAGCCACGCATcatccttttcttctttcggACGAGCGCTAACCACGTTGGTCATTTtgtatgtacaaaaaaattgttctttcAGGGGTGCCCCCTCGGGGGACATACGTAGCAGGGttctcaaaaagggggggaagtcacACAAATAGGgcaaataataaatgcatGCAGGggatattttccttttttttttttcttccttgcCTTTTCAAgtgtatatgtaaaaatgtgcttCCTATCATTTGGGCTGCCTTCCCATATGTTAATCGAATCGAGGAAAAATTGCCCCCACGGAAGTGTGCAGTGTGTACTTTGGGTTCCTTCTCGACTGGGTTAAAATGGCAAGCGAAAATGCGTCAATGGATACTTATTGGAGGAAATGCCTTCGCGGAGGGGCCATAAGTAAACTGCGCTTAGTGGATCTGATGAATGGCgctcagtttttttttatgggggggtaataaaaaaaaaaaggagtttaCAACTGCTAACAAAGTGGTTGCAAAGAGGGGTATTGTGTCACTCGTCTGTCAGCCTGCTCGTCTGTCAGCTCGCCCGTCCATTggtcctttttcttcttttctttttttttttcttcttttttctctcttcgGCCGATTTGCCGTTCGTAACAATGCGCGGAATTGCCAAACTAACGCTTCAAATTgggaggaattaaaaaaaaaaaaaaaaaaatctgacACCAGGGAATCGCAAAAGTGTACACATATTTTACATACGCAATTTACATGTGCAAAATTATACATGCAGGATGCAAAACATGCGGGCGCAGGGACACCTTTTCAGCTTGACCCACGGGTGCTATAgaacaaaaggggaattaaaaaaaggaaaaaaaaagaaaaaaacaagcgaAAGTTGCAACATTTGCAATAAGATCGTGGTATACTATTTgtgcgggggaaaaaaaaaaatagcgcgGCGGGATAGGGGTGCTAATTTAGGGACAGTGGGATATACCCGGGTTAAAAGCTTCCCCacatcataaaaaaaaaaaaaaaaaaaacgtgcaaTAATTCTGCGTTCAAATTGAGGAACAAACGTACAAAGGCGTTCTTTGCCATTAAGAGCACATCACCTGATAACATGATGCGAAGTAGCCCACTGGGCATGTACTATGTGAACACTTACCGCAATATGCTATACCTCCAcaaggcagcaaaaaaaaagaaaaagggaaacagcTTGGCACCAAATTAGTGGACCCACATTTGTATGACAATCTTCACAATTCTGGGCGATAAAATTGGCCGGAACGTAGGCAACACGGCAAAAGTAgaatttacaattatttccgctccttttttttcaattttgcaacAACGCTGCGGAGTTAAAGTCAAAACGACAGAGTGCAAATCCTGTAGGGAAggaaggcattttttttattattttttttttccttccttttcacttcccttttttttcaccacatCAATGTAAGACGAGGTTTCCTTGAAAGtaattcccccccctcgttgTGCGCCCCTCCATTTTAAGCAGACTTGTTTTGGctgagcagaaaaaaaatacgtaaagAGAGCCTCGGACAGTAGCGCGAACAGAAGCGAGAGCAGAGCAGAGCTAAACGAAGCGTAAAAGGAGCACGCAGCGGTTCTCCTCCAGCCAAACTGCCCTTTCCCCCACATCACGCCGGTTAATCACGTCGGTTCATCACGTCGGTTCATCACATCGGTGCATCCCATCTGAACATCCCGTCTGTAAATCTCACCTCTGCTCCACCCCCCTACCAGCAAAATGTCGGTGCTTCCAACCACCCCCCCATACAACAAGGAAAACAAGTTCATGACAGACATCAAGAAATTTATGAACCAAAAGATTCGCGTCAAGTTCGATGGCGGAAGAGAAGGTTAGCACCGagtggggaggaaaaaaatacacacccCTGTGCATGCATACGTACTGCAGTGAATAAAACAGAAAAGACCGCCCCACCTCATACCGACACACAGACAATCGCTTGAGGCAGCCACGGCGACTCATGTAATAATTCTCCCGCCTTCCTCTCCCACGCAGTTGTTGGCAATTTAATTGGCCACGATGCCATCTTCAACTTGGTGCTCGACAAAACGGAGGAGTATATAAGAGGTAGAACGGGATAAAAAAGTTtcccaaaaagaaaaaagcaatgCAATGCAATGCAATGCAAGGCAAAACATAGCACAGCACAGCATAGCCAGAAAATGCGCCTGCACATGACTCACTTCTCCACCCTTTTCAGACCCGAATGACAGCTTCGTCATAACGGAGAAAACGAGGAGCATCGGCTTGGTCGTCGCCAGGGGGACATCGGTACTGCCCTTTTTCCGGCACGTGTGTTCGTGTGGGAGGAGTCTGCCACGCGGTGTAAATTGGGCTGCCCCGTCAGACTGCCTCCTTTTATTGTGTCCCATTCCACTGCGTCAATTTACCCCCTTTTCCTCTCCACTTCGCTCCCCCTTCTTTGGCAGATCGCGCTAATAACGCCAGTGGACGGCACGCAAGAAATCGCCAACCCCTTCATATCGGAACAGAAGTGAAGCCCAATTGTGCATAGGACGGGGCCCCTCGTGCAGACCCCCTCAGCGCTTTTAACCTCGCACAttatgtagttttttttatttttttgcacctgCTTATGTAAACCTCAAAAACGAAAACTTCGCCCCAGTGTGGTGGCACCATtttgaatataatttttttaaaagtaggAAAGTGCGCGCCACGTGTGCGCGAAAGAGAATTGCGTTATTGTGTGATTAACCCCCGTGCaacggaggaaaaaaaaaaagaaaaaaaaaaacaactcaTGTTCATCCGTTTGACACGAACAAAACGGGTGTCAGtggtacaaaaatgaaaaaatgttgGCTTAACAAATCTGCATCGGCAATGCGTAgacatatgtgtatgtgtaagCATCATCTACTGATACGCACGGATGGGGAGACAGGTATGTGGTTGTCATCAGTGTAGGGAGCTCGtcataatgaagaaaaagggaaaaaaaaaaaaaaataaaaataaaaaaataaagaaataaaaaaataaaaaaataaagaaataaaaaaaaaaaaaagaaataaataaaaggatgAAAAGATACAAATATGACTGGCGAAAACGCGGGCAACTTACTTTGGGGCACCTTTCCATCAGGCACAAACGCACACGGATAAAACGTGGGCCCTTGTGCAGGGCGGTATCAATCGCAGGTGCAATGTTCCTGTGCGGGGATAACACCACACAGGAATTTTAAAGCGTGCTGCTTCTCATTTAATTATGTAGGAAAAGGCTAATATGTCATATGGGGGGCACCCCTTGGCATGGTGGGTAAACTACTGTACAGTGCgttgcaggggggggagagagacTGTTGCTCTTTTGATTTTAAAGCAAGAAATTGGTCGCTCACGGGGGGGATCCCAAAATAGGCTGCGCTGGAGTTACGCGGTTGTGTTCACAGCTCCTTCACcgcgcttcctcctcctcaccgcACCTCCTACTGCGCACCCTCACGGGTGTATATTAATGTTGTGGCGGCGAAAGGAGCTCCTGTAGCCGAAGGACATGTTGCACTTGGAGCAGAAGAAGCGCTTGACCCGGTGGTGGAAATTAATTATGTGCTCCTTCAAGCTGAATTCAGATGAGAATTCCTTGCTGCAGTTGTTCACCGTACACTTGTAGTTCTGAATGATATTCAAATGGACCTTCCGCACATGCTTATTGTATCCATTCAcatgcaaataaattttgttacACTGCAGGCAGACGTACTTCTTCTTAAAGCAGCTCCTCTTGTGCTGTATAAACTCTTTATAAATGAGAAATTTCTTGGCACACACGGGGCAGGAATAGAATAGGTTACATTTGTGCTTATTCAAATGGTACTTCATTTTAGAGATCGTCGAATAGGAGTAGGAGCAATTTTCATATGGACATGTGTAGTGCCTTATCTTATGCGATCTCAACTCTTTGGGGGTATCAAAACTGGACTGGCAAATGGAACAagtgtattttattttctctttattaTCTTTATGGGTTAAAATATGCTTCTTTAAATGATCCGAGCGTTTGTATGTCTTTATGCACAGGTGACATTTGTATGGCCTTGATTCTGAATGCACACTCATCAGATGCCtcttcattaattttttatttgcaaaaatcATGCTGCACACGTTGCACGTTCGAATTTCGACGGAAATGCTACTTGGGCTGCAGTTCTCCTTCTTCAGTTCCCACCGCTGTGAGGCGTCCATTTGTTGTTCATCTGCGTCCATTTGCTGTTCATCCGCGTCCATCTGCTGCTGATCTACGTCCATTTGCTGCTCATCCGCGTCCATCTGCTGCTCTTCCGCTTCGACTTCCCGCTGCGCGCTGAGCTCAGTGCCCGCCTGCTCCGGGACAGCATCGCCGCTCCACGTGCCGCTCTCGCTTCCACCAGTGTGCCTCTCTCCCTCTGCATGgtcttcaccgctttgcaTTGTCTTACCACTCGTGTCGTTTTCCCCCTGTTGCGGGTGACCCTCCCAATGGTTCCCTACCTCGTCGACCGCGCCTTCCATCTGGCTACCATGGAAATGCTCATCTGCCGCAGGTGCACCTACCGCAGACTCCGCTGACTCCGCTGCCGCACCTACCGCGGCCCCCTTAGCCAAGGAACACTTCATATGCTTCAACTTGCAATTGTTCAGCTGCCTGGGCGTTTTGAAAAACATCTGGCAGATGGAGCACTGGAACTTATTCTCCTCTCTATTCAGGTCGTGTCTTATCCGATGCAGTTTCAAGTGATCCGCCCGTTTGTACCGCTTGAGACACACTTCGCATTCGTATGGCCTTTCGTCAGAGTGGACGCTCATCACATGTCTTTGCATTAATTTGCTattcgcaaaaatgaagttacACAAGTTGCACGTCCTTGTTTCAATCTCCGATAGGTTGGCTGCGCCGAGGGGTTCCTTCTTCACTATGGTTATTTTTCTGCGGCTAACTTTCTTGGCCCCCAGGGGgttcttcttcgcctttttcgCCTTGCTGGTCAGCTCCCCCCCACGAATGTGCTCACCAGTGTGCTCACCAAAGTTGTTACCATCGCCACCATCCCTGCTTTCACAGGTTTGcaaattttcatttccctCACCTGGTTTTCCTTCATTGGGGGCATTTCCAACGTTGCCGCCATCGCCATCGCCATCGCCTTCCCTCGCGAGATCTTTCAACTGAGCGGTGTTAACCATTTGGGCACCCTCCTCTTGTGGTTGTTCCGTTGAGTAGAGCGGCTGACCTGTAGGTCCTCCATTGGGATCATTCGATTCGTTCGCTTCCTTCTGCTCACCCTCTTCACTTTCGTTCGTCTCTCCATTCCCCTCTTTATTGTCACCACTGTCCCTTTTCCTATTTTGACTCTCCCGTTCACTGTCCGAGTTTCCATCCGGTTCATTACTGCTAACCTTcttggaggagaaaaagaaaattctcGAAATTTTGCTCgacatattttcataaaacaGGCTTCTCCTTTTACCTTGCGCGTTGTCGCCTGTTTGGGCGCCGCTCCTCCCGCTCCTGTCGCTAGCCTTGCCGCTCGTTCTGCTGCTAGTCCTTTCGCCAACTGTTTTGGGACACTTGTTGGCGTCTCCCCTCTGTGCCACGTTCGTTGGTATGCTTTGCGTCAAGGGTGGTGAGACGTCATGCTGGTTTATCTCCCCATGTTGGTTTATCTCCTCATGATGGTTTATCTCCCCAAGTTGGTTTATCTCCTCATGATGGTCTCTCTCCCCATGCTTACCCACCTGCGGGATCTCCCTGGGCTCCGTCTTTATGCGCACGCCGCTCTCCTCCACCTCCAGCTTTATCCGAATGGCTCCAAAATTTTCCCTCAGcttgtccattttgctcGCGTTAGTGTCTGCTGGCCTTCCCTCCACCCTAATGTCATCCTCGCAGTTTTCCTCTTTAACTCTAACCATTGTGGCTGGCGCATTAACTTCGCTGTTCTCTTTCGGCGCTTCCACTTTGATTAGGCAGTTTTTGCGAActacttttttcttcctttctacGGGCGCCGCTTTGCTTATCTGTTTGTTGACGGCACCTACAGGTTTGTTGGCGGCACCTACGGGTTTGTTAATGCTGCCTACAGGTTTGTTAATAGCACCTACTGGTTTGTTAATCGTACCTACGGGCTTCATAACTGCATCTTTCTGTTTCATAGCAGCACCTGCCGGCTTGGCAGCCAAACCTGGTGATGCGCCCTCCCTCTGTCTGGCCCCCATCGCATTCTCCCCCAcctcctgcttctccttaTGTACGACGGGGAAACCCCTTTCCTCCATCGCAGCGCCATTGCACTCTTCGAAAtttcccttctccccctgacTTCCGCTTATCGGCACATGATCCAAATCGTCCAAGGATTTCAGAACATTCCGACTTTCACTATCACTGTCATGCGTTTCTTGATCTTCCTCCAGTCcgttctctttttcttctttcacatttattttttcttttggtaCCGATCTGTTGCCTTTCTTGTAAGGCCTCTTGTTCGGTTTATTCCCTTTGGGTGGAATGTTCTTATTGATTTGTCCCTCTGTTTGGTCCTCCTCCAGTTGGTTTTCCTCCGCTTTGTTTTCCTCCGCTTGGTCCTCCTCCGCTTGGCCCTCctgcgcttctccctcctccgcctcgtcgtcctcctcctcttcatcatcttTGAACGTACTTACGAGATTCCTCTTGTCGACCGTTTGGGAAGGCGTAAAAAACTGTGTTTCCCTTTCCGGTTCTGTTAAATTTGATTGTCCATCCGTGGGGTGGGCCTCTCCCCCGCTATGGCCACCGTCATTGTTGCTGTTCTGTTGCTGGTTTAATCTACCACCCTCAAACGAGTGGTCGTTCCGCTCGTCATTGCAAGGGTAATTGTAATCACCGTCTAATTCGTTGCTTTGttcctccacattttttctatcaCTGGGTTTATTCCCCTCTTCGGCATTTTCATGTGAGCCGTTAAGCATGTCAAGAACTCCCTTCAAATCGTTGGTCTCACGAGTGGGGAGATTCTTCGGGGTGTTGTTGAAatattcttccccctccatttcgtcttcctctGCCACTTCCCTTTCCACTTCCATTTcgtcttcgtcttcctcttccccttccacttccatttcgtcttcctcctcctctcccAAATCACAGTTCAACCCCATGTCGTTTGGGCAAAGTAACCTGTTCCCCTCGAGCGTACCCGTATAGCCATTTCCAGCAGACTTTTTCGCACACCCCTCTGcttgaccttttttttttttcttttcattttgtataaaatttttgtagcTCCTTTTCATGTTCCTCGTTAGGATGAACGAACTTTCGACATTTTCGAAGCAGGTGCCGTAgattttatcattttggtATTTCCCCTCCACTTGGCCACTCCCGCTTCCGTCGGCGTCCGGGAAGTCCTCGTCCCGCTCTGCGCCGCTGCTCCCATCTTTGCTCACTTGGCTGTTGGCAAGcacgtcctcctcctcctcctcttcctcttcttcctcttcatcctcatTCTGCTGCATCTGTTGCATCTTCTGCATCTTCCGCATCTGCTGCTGGGGCATTTTCCCCTGGGTTACCCCACCACCGGTGGCGCCTTTATTCAGGTagacatttttgtaattctcGACGAACTCAAAATCGTACTTGTTTTTAAAGTGGTCTTCACTTGGAATTTCGTGCGACGCTGCGCCATCGATGTGGTCATCATCACCGCCATCCCCATCCCCATCACCGTCACCATCTCCGTCGTCCTCG carries:
- a CDS encoding hypothetical protein, conserved (encoded by transcript PVX_084485A), translating into MSPEGAPLKEQFFCTYKMTNVVSARPKEEKDDAWLNLNDIRQNAKKHNWQENPGKQNNYIFSKDNVKICIIGLKGLVTIDIRLISGVNYKMCKSNLKKEEIYDLFSTSSFFNYTNDVLEKTVLCNSYNLTVKEKIDLFNKNDKSFLQGLKCNDILFRSRGGAKMGTTKVRGAISTSISSSMSSATKGERRGEHNSVGLPEEKKVQVQPELQPEGDKQLQRENAHIRNGLHKNALDVTPFSKAVLSKEEDKDNKKVVKKICLFNKHPRDNVSEKAKGCPIEGGEISRKGSANRKEKKNCSDYGVKKGDVEGETTSPPHMLKDHTSEIEEAEKLNVDSSQVSTEIDANKNGTHKTKGKKQNLNDNPVRNKQQLTPSPGGENDVATPHNNPLGKFNSGENSSLRYASTKGNSKECLEWCDTLSSKRECLMSKSFTTHSLSEEDLNNEALHRMSASEEETANWCSGEGHTNGLESGSKNDPTNGSENGPKNDPTNGSENGPKNDPKNDPKNDPKNDPKNDPTNGPPLHAAKTHDTDLAPSRKGGEWCVREGSPSHPDCPPGDDVVDGAEGTNGHLEKVTDEGGSPIDCNAGHKTNTVNIYIQNNTVQYYGPKYRHGRKGKARWAWGEEGLSHLRDYRSCGDKWGSKWGNQRGNKWDNHWDNWDYYRDDRRNNWHGNYNHHDHYDHYDRYNRYSQPGTKSLLNGQSFHSRNSHHLAARTPGKYNYRDKYSAYYIPSWAKRVPKYYTADSRKAHYYGSVGMVGSREEATSINAEGYEKNGKSGYPFWGVQKGKGAHHVYDESGFYITQNRNNYTRRKYNERKPSDALQPYEAHINVKELEKDIYYKLSYLKHFKHDYTKSIPRYFCTFRHLLAPSRTRKRPLWLQNMLDTNKCGYCDEQFSSLKNLENHFVHVKTHRIYYCCGKPFSSLKYLSIHLRRDNHYGYVYYY
- a CDS encoding U6 snRNA-associated Sm-like protein LSm7, putative (encoded by transcript PVX_084490A), translated to MSVLPTTPPYNKENKFMTDIKKFMNQKIRVKFDGGREVVGNLIGHDAIFNLVLDKTEEYIRDPNDSFVITEKTRSIGLVVARGTSIALITPVDGTQEIANPFISEQK
- a CDS encoding hypothetical protein, conserved (encoded by transcript PVX_084495A) — its product is MTANFKNKTALCYLDENLNSNSYSESEKIFLKNNINWNKINVLKCNKKKNEEGSSCSSSVGIVMDMGSGNNNEGSINYKSLQKFKSSCYSGRASRKDKSVLSKRKYSHLSEEYEKRKRKLSPSDLFEDDGDGDGDGDGDGGDDDHIDGAASHEIPSEDHFKNKYDFEFVENYKNVYLNKGATGGGVTQGKMPQQQMRKMQKMQQMQQNEDEEEEEEEEEEEDVLANSQVSKDGSSGAERDEDFPDADGSGSGQVEGKYQNDKIYGTCFENVESSFILTRNMKRSYKNFIQNEKKKKKGQAEGCAKKSAGNGYTGTLEGNRLLCPNDMGLNCDLGEEEEDEMEVEGEEEDEDEMEVEREVAEEDEMEGEEYFNNTPKNLPTRETNDLKGVLDMLNGSHENAEEGNKPSDRKNVEEQSNELDGDYNYPCNDERNDHSFEGGRLNQQQNSNNDGGHSGGEAHPTDGQSNLTEPERETQFFTPSQTVDKRNLVSTFKDDEEEEDDEAEEGEAQEGQAEEDQAEENKAEENQLEEDQTEGQINKNIPPKGNKPNKRPYKKGNRSVPKEKINVKEEKENGLEEDQETHDSDSESRNVLKSLDDLDHVPISGSQGEKGNFEECNGAAMEERGFPVVHKEKQEVGENAMGARQREGASPGLAAKPAGAAMKQKDAVMKPVGTINKPVGAINKPVGSINKPVGAANKPVGAVNKQISKAAPVERKKKVVRKNCLIKVEAPKENSEVNAPATMVRVKEENCEDDIRVEGRPADTNASKMDKLRENFGAIRIKLEVEESGVRIKTEPREIPQVGKHGERDHHEEINQLGEINHHEEINQHGEINQHDVSPPLTQSIPTNVAQRGDANKCPKTVGERTSSRTSGKASDRSGRSGAQTGDNAQGKRRSLFYENMSSKISRIFFFSSKKVSSNEPDGNSDSERESQNRKRDSGDNKEGNGETNESEEGEQKEANESNDPNGGPTGQPLYSTEQPQEEGAQMVNTAQLKDLAREGDGDGDGGNVGNAPNEGKPGEGNENLQTCESRDGGDGNNFGEHTGEHIRGGELTSKAKKAKKNPLGAKKVSRRKITIVKKEPLGAANLSEIETRTCNLCNFIFANSKLMQRHVMSVHSDERPYECEVCLKRYKRADHLKLHRIRHDLNREENKFQCSICQMFFKTPRQLNNCKLKHMKCSLAKGAAVGAAAESAESAVGAPAADEHFHGSQMEGAVDEVGNHWEGHPQQGENDTSGKTMQSGEDHAEGERHTGGSESGTWSGDAVPEQAGTELSAQREVEAEEQQMDADEQQMDVDQQQMDADEQQMDADEQQMDASQRWELKKENCSPSSISVEIRTCNVCSMIFANKKLMKRHLMSVHSESRPYKCHLCIKTYKRSDHLKKHILTHKDNKEKIKYTCSICQSSFDTPKELRSHKIRHYTCPYENCSYSYSTISKMKYHLNKHKCNLFYSCPVCAKKFLIYKEFIQHKRSCFKKKYVCLQCNKIYLHVNGYNKHVRKVHLNIIQNYKCTVNNCSKEFSSEFSLKEHIINFHHRVKRFFCSKCNMSFGYRSSFRRHNINIHP